The following are encoded together in the Thalassomonas haliotis genome:
- a CDS encoding RNA-binding S4 domain-containing protein: protein MATKPVTSGTETNTTRLDKWLWAARFYKTRAIAKQMIDGGKVFYNGQRTKSGRAVSIGDTIKVRQGYEEKEVTVIALADKRRDATFAQTLYRELEQSLETREKNALARKQGILLSPAGDAKPDKKQRRKIRQLKERI, encoded by the coding sequence ATGGCAACAAAACCAGTGACATCGGGCACGGAAACTAACACGACTCGATTAGACAAATGGCTCTGGGCGGCACGTTTTTATAAAACCCGGGCCATTGCCAAGCAAATGATCGACGGCGGTAAAGTCTTTTACAACGGACAACGTACTAAATCAGGTAGAGCCGTGTCAATCGGTGATACAATAAAAGTTAGACAAGGTTACGAAGAAAAAGAGGTAACCGTCATCGCACTTGCGGATAAACGCCGGGATGCCACCTTCGCGCAAACCCTGTACCGGGAATTAGAACAAAGCCTGGAAACACGCGAAAAAAATGCCCTGGCCCGCAAGCAGGGAATTTTATTGAGTCCCGCCGGTGACGCTAAACCGGACAAGAAACAACGCCGTAAAATCCGACAACTTAAAGAAAGGATATAA